A window of Sphingobacterium sp. SRCM116780 contains these coding sequences:
- a CDS encoding NADH-quinone oxidoreductase subunit N: protein MSEFASSISSILNHIVQSIPLFKPELALMIAFVCSIICSLLIDKLWRYTSFACTMIGLLTSLYFLFDQYSHVADLTGFFEMIKVDKLSILSRIILSISTLLITIFIQQRFSKHTRPIADLYSVLLTATLGLHLLTLSSNWLLIFIAIETLSISSYIMVGYFSKTKFEAEAAMKYVLFGSICAAVMLYGLSLIYGFTGNLNFDSEQHIQGLIEAPKIMMSIAFLFLLTGIGFKLSFAPFHVWSPDVYQGAPTPITAYLSTAPKIGALVLLSRLLTSWAASPFYYSEFLIIVVLIIAIATMLIGNLAALMQKDVKRMMAYSSIGHTGILLMVALVYIQNDTAIMLFYLAIYALMNIAVFLFIDQLEQSVGSTSFESYKGLGKKYPLLFVSFSIVLISLIGLPPTAGFIGKLLVFSKVFEQYQVMQDLPLLLLLIVGALTSVISLFFYFKIPLQAFLREADTIIDHTRFNNLLVYIAVSLSILVVLLGLYPSLLLNLLK, encoded by the coding sequence ATGTCAGAATTTGCGTCATCTATTTCTTCAATCCTGAACCATATTGTTCAAAGCATTCCTTTATTTAAACCGGAACTTGCTTTAATGATTGCTTTTGTCTGCAGTATTATCTGTAGTTTATTAATTGATAAGTTATGGCGCTATACTTCCTTTGCATGTACTATGATTGGTTTATTAACCAGTCTCTATTTTTTATTTGATCAATACAGCCATGTTGCTGACTTAACAGGTTTTTTTGAGATGATTAAAGTGGATAAGTTATCCATCTTATCCAGAATTATTCTATCTATCTCAACCTTATTGATTACAATCTTCATTCAGCAACGATTCTCGAAGCATACTCGTCCTATTGCAGATTTATATAGCGTCTTGTTAACCGCTACTTTAGGATTACATCTATTGACTTTAAGTAGCAATTGGTTATTAATTTTTATCGCGATTGAGACCCTTTCTATCAGCTCTTACATTATGGTAGGTTATTTTTCAAAAACAAAATTTGAAGCTGAAGCGGCTATGAAGTACGTACTCTTTGGGTCTATTTGTGCTGCTGTGATGCTGTATGGATTATCATTGATTTATGGCTTCACAGGAAACTTGAATTTTGACTCGGAACAGCATATACAGGGATTGATCGAAGCTCCTAAAATTATGATGAGCATTGCATTCTTATTCTTGCTAACAGGTATTGGATTTAAATTGAGCTTTGCTCCTTTTCATGTATGGAGTCCTGACGTTTACCAAGGTGCCCCGACTCCTATTACAGCCTATCTTTCAACAGCACCTAAGATTGGTGCTTTAGTTTTATTGTCTCGATTATTAACAAGTTGGGCCGCAAGTCCGTTTTATTATTCTGAATTCTTAATAATTGTTGTCCTAATTATCGCAATCGCGACAATGCTTATTGGAAATTTAGCGGCATTAATGCAAAAAGATGTCAAAAGAATGATGGCCTACTCATCTATTGGCCATACAGGTATACTCTTGATGGTTGCACTCGTCTATATTCAGAATGACACAGCTATTATGTTGTTCTATTTAGCGATCTATGCATTAATGAATATTGCAGTTTTCCTATTTATTGATCAGTTGGAGCAAAGTGTTGGTAGTACTTCTTTTGAATCTTATAAAGGCTTGGGAAAGAAATATCCCCTACTTTTTGTAAGCTTTTCAATCGTGTTGATCTCCTTGATAGGTCTACCACCTACAGCTGGATTCATAGGGAAACTTTTAGTTTTTTCAAAGGTATTTGAACAATATCAAGTGATGCAGGATTTACCATTACTTCTGCTATTGATCGTAGGTGCTCTAACTTCCGTAATCTCCTTATTCTTTTATTTCAAAATTCCATTGCAAGCCTTTTTAAGAGAAGCAGACACAATTATTGACCATACTAGGTTCAATAACTTACTCGTATATATTGCTGTTTCATTAAGTATCCTTGTCGTTCTATTAGGTCTATACCCAAGTTTACTATTGAATCTTTTAAAATAA
- a CDS encoding NADH-quinone oxidoreductase subunit J has product MELFLFYAFSFLAIGSALLVVSLKNIARALFLFFVLLFAMAGLYLFALADFVAITQIMVYVGGVLILMLFAFMLSNKELLHDLQQTSGSLFSLPRWQVIPVVFSFLCILLFGIQEWRATTPSWMATAIQNNTVIKSTDNNIHQLGIKFMTQYVLPFEVISIFLMMALIGASHLSRKDLQK; this is encoded by the coding sequence ATGGAATTATTTTTATTCTATGCTTTTTCTTTTTTAGCTATAGGTTCAGCTTTGCTAGTCGTGAGTCTAAAAAATATAGCTCGAGCCTTGTTTTTATTTTTTGTGCTTTTATTTGCGATGGCGGGTCTCTATTTGTTTGCTTTAGCAGATTTCGTAGCGATAACACAAATTATGGTGTATGTTGGAGGAGTTTTAATTCTGATGTTATTTGCCTTTATGCTATCTAATAAAGAATTGCTGCATGACTTACAACAAACAAGCGGGTCTTTATTTAGCTTACCAAGATGGCAGGTTATTCCAGTAGTTTTCTCTTTTTTGTGTATCCTATTGTTTGGGATACAAGAATGGCGAGCAACCACTCCAAGTTGGATGGCAACAGCTATTCAAAATAATACGGTGATTAAAAGTACAGATAACAATATTCATCAACTGGGTATTAAATTTATGACACAATATGTACTTCCTTTTGAAGTAATTTCCATCTTCTTAATGATGGCTTTGATTGGAGCTTCACACTTATCAAGAAAGGATTTACAAAAATGA
- a CDS encoding NuoI/complex I 23 kDa subunit family protein, giving the protein MVFKIAFHALKTAFKGLSLTVKHLFGAQKARQELDITKDHYFDNQTGIATVQYPKVKMPIPEVARYQLDVEIDDCIVCDLCAKACPVDCIAIEAIKSPEVIGKTSDGSVKRLYPARFDIDMAKCMYCGLCTVVCPTECITMTDQYDRSSTKLTDLIYGFSDMTDDQVAQRKSEWTKFQAEKEAAKLK; this is encoded by the coding sequence ATGGTATTCAAAATTGCTTTTCATGCACTTAAAACGGCCTTCAAAGGACTTTCTTTGACTGTGAAGCATTTATTTGGAGCCCAAAAAGCACGTCAAGAATTAGATATTACAAAAGATCATTATTTTGACAACCAAACTGGTATTGCTACAGTACAATATCCAAAAGTTAAAATGCCAATACCTGAAGTCGCGCGTTATCAACTGGATGTGGAAATCGATGATTGTATCGTATGTGATTTATGTGCAAAAGCCTGTCCGGTAGATTGTATCGCTATCGAAGCGATCAAATCTCCAGAAGTAATCGGAAAAACTTCTGATGGGAGTGTAAAAAGACTGTACCCAGCAAGGTTTGATATCGATATGGCAAAATGTATGTATTGCGGATTATGTACAGTTGTATGTCCTACAGAATGTATCACCATGACCGATCAATATGATCGTAGTTCAACAAAATTAACTGATCTAATTTATGGCTTCTCAGACATGACTGATGATCAAGTCGCACAACGAAAATCTGAATGGACAAAATTTCAAGCTGAAAAGGAGGCGGCAAAATTAAAATAA
- a CDS encoding NuoM family protein codes for MPTLSLLIFLPLLATAIILALPSRYKDSYKYIALAITAIQFVLAGIAYFSFNPNAKGINTLEGYQLVEQLSWIRLDLGSVGKLEIDYLLGVDGISMPLLVLSTFVMLMAIGASWNMTKSLKGYFALLMLLNMAVIGIFCALDFFLFYLFYEVMLLPLYFLIGIWGGERREYAAMKFFIYTLFGSVFMLLVIVGLYFSVINPVTGAHTFNMIYMMNPANFVEGSIFALDGYQEIFGISARLIGFIVLFFAFAIKVPIVPLHTWLPDAHVEAPTPVSIILAGILLKIGGYGIIRICFSIFPDAAAESNWWLGLIGVVSILYGAFNALAQKDLKRMIAYSSVSHMGFVLLGLASFTAEGISGAMFQMISHGFLSAALFFLVGVLYDRVHDRYIPHFRGLATIMPKYTAYIAIAFFASLGLPGFSAFIAEAFVIIGTFNSESLGTGLPRWMAIAGSIGILMSAAYLLWTLQRMFFGQTRLKGGETWSTALVDLTAREQLILFPTLALALILGVCPSLVFHHMNTSVLNLVTFIQQYN; via the coding sequence ATGCCTACACTATCCCTATTAATCTTTTTACCTTTACTAGCGACAGCAATTATACTCGCTCTTCCTAGTCGATACAAAGATTCTTATAAATATATTGCCCTTGCTATCACTGCCATACAATTTGTCCTCGCAGGAATAGCCTATTTTTCTTTTAATCCAAATGCAAAAGGTATCAATACCCTTGAAGGTTATCAATTGGTCGAACAATTATCTTGGATTCGTTTAGATTTGGGGAGTGTTGGGAAGTTAGAAATAGATTATCTGCTTGGTGTAGATGGGATTTCAATGCCTTTATTGGTCTTAAGTACGTTTGTCATGCTCATGGCAATTGGAGCTTCCTGGAATATGACGAAAAGTTTAAAAGGATACTTTGCCCTCCTCATGTTGTTAAACATGGCTGTTATTGGTATATTTTGCGCTTTAGATTTTTTCTTATTCTACCTGTTCTATGAAGTGATGTTACTTCCCTTATATTTCTTGATTGGCATTTGGGGAGGTGAACGCAGAGAGTATGCAGCGATGAAATTCTTTATATACACTCTGTTTGGATCGGTTTTTATGCTTTTGGTCATTGTGGGGTTATATTTTTCAGTCATCAATCCTGTAACAGGAGCGCATACCTTTAACATGATTTACATGATGAATCCAGCCAACTTTGTTGAAGGTTCAATATTTGCTTTGGATGGTTATCAGGAAATATTTGGCATATCTGCTCGATTGATTGGATTCATCGTACTGTTCTTCGCTTTTGCCATTAAAGTTCCAATCGTACCTCTTCATACTTGGTTACCCGATGCCCATGTGGAGGCTCCTACTCCTGTATCGATCATCCTTGCTGGTATTTTATTGAAAATTGGTGGGTATGGTATTATTCGGATCTGCTTCAGTATATTTCCCGATGCCGCTGCTGAATCGAATTGGTGGTTAGGTTTAATAGGTGTCGTGTCCATTTTATATGGTGCGTTTAATGCATTAGCTCAAAAAGATTTAAAACGGATGATTGCTTATTCTTCCGTCTCTCATATGGGATTTGTGTTATTGGGATTGGCGTCTTTCACCGCAGAAGGGATTTCAGGTGCAATGTTCCAAATGATCAGTCATGGGTTTTTATCTGCGGCCTTATTCTTCTTGGTAGGTGTTCTTTATGATCGTGTTCATGATCGGTATATCCCTCATTTCAGAGGGTTAGCGACAATTATGCCCAAATATACCGCCTATATCGCTATTGCGTTTTTTGCATCCTTAGGTTTACCTGGATTCTCGGCATTTATAGCGGAGGCATTTGTCATTATCGGGACATTCAATTCAGAGAGTCTGGGCACGGGTCTTCCCAGATGGATGGCGATTGCCGGATCTATTGGAATCCTGATGAGCGCTGCTTATTTACTTTGGACATTGCAACGTATGTTCTTTGGACAAACAAGATTAAAAGGAGGTGAAACATGGAGTACTGCCCTAGTGGATTTAACGGCAAGGGAACAGCTCATTTTATTCCCAACACTGGCACTTGCTTTAATTTTAGGCGTTTGTCCATCTTTAGTATTTCATCACATGAATACCAGCGTCTTAAATTTAGTTACTTTCATTCAACAGTATAACTAA
- the nuoL gene encoding NADH-quinone oxidoreductase subunit L, with product MNFSLDISPITTAFLTVVMPLLAFFYQALVGKKDQSGLVAIGAITVSFICGLFTFLSIWNTFPQTVEIDWFKIGNTTFTIGILLNNLTALMLLLVSTIAVPVHIYSKSYMHADTGVHRYWMYLSLFCFAMLGLVIMNNLLVMYVFWELVGFASYLLIGFWFTKDAAVQANKKAFLVNRIGDLGFLIGIAIVYSQFGTLNLVHLFETGGLLANTTIENGLWVSPHNSMPEIWLTIAGIAFFLGAMAKSAQFPLHVWLPDAMEGPTSVSSLIHAATMVAAGVFLMSTIFPLFNETVLLFIAIIGTLTAVTAAYFALAQYDIKKILAFSTISQLGYMMVGIGIGTWDAAMFHLLTHAFFKCLLFLCAGAVIHEMAHLKEHSQGDFDPQDVRNMGGLRTYMPKTFILMALASLALSGFPLTSGYLSKDSIIISAFEWASTKGMAFQIIPILLVLVSILTSFYIGRLIFKTFLGELRIQHLIGQHVHLKEAPKTMLWPMFFLGICCFFPLFSINPISYHDSWIMDGLLVAYPYETNHMAHIVIPILLTVGALSVWVLGWKWYAKGQYPLNENSFANHLSLHQGYLNQFNEKTIVSSMLWISKFAYWIDRNIVDGFIHLFTKIIQNFASLIDWLDKNIVDGIVNAVAKIAFALGNLARSAQNGKLQTYLYSVFLLVVVGLIYLLLR from the coding sequence TTGAACTTTTCACTTGACATATCGCCGATTACAACTGCATTTTTAACTGTAGTGATGCCTTTATTGGCTTTTTTTTATCAAGCACTTGTTGGGAAAAAAGATCAATCTGGTCTTGTCGCAATAGGTGCTATTACCGTGAGTTTTATATGTGGCTTATTCACATTTCTGAGTATTTGGAATACGTTTCCTCAAACGGTAGAAATTGATTGGTTCAAAATAGGTAATACTACATTCACAATTGGCATACTGTTAAATAACCTAACCGCACTGATGTTATTGTTAGTTTCGACAATAGCTGTTCCTGTCCATATTTACTCCAAATCGTATATGCATGCGGATACAGGAGTACATCGTTATTGGATGTACTTGAGCTTATTCTGTTTTGCGATGTTAGGCTTAGTGATCATGAATAATTTGTTGGTCATGTATGTATTTTGGGAATTAGTGGGTTTTGCATCTTATTTATTGATTGGATTTTGGTTTACAAAAGATGCTGCTGTTCAAGCTAACAAAAAAGCGTTTTTAGTCAATAGAATCGGTGATCTAGGTTTCTTAATTGGAATAGCGATTGTTTATTCACAGTTTGGAACGCTAAATCTTGTACATTTATTTGAAACTGGAGGATTGCTGGCAAATACCACAATTGAAAATGGACTGTGGGTATCACCTCACAATAGCATGCCTGAGATATGGCTAACTATTGCTGGAATAGCATTTTTCTTAGGTGCAATGGCCAAATCAGCACAATTTCCACTGCACGTCTGGTTACCTGACGCCATGGAAGGTCCTACATCGGTATCCTCTCTAATTCACGCTGCGACGATGGTCGCTGCTGGTGTGTTCTTAATGAGTACAATATTCCCACTATTCAATGAAACAGTCTTGCTGTTTATTGCTATTATTGGAACCCTCACCGCAGTTACCGCAGCGTACTTTGCTCTAGCACAATACGACATCAAAAAAATCTTAGCTTTCTCGACAATTTCTCAATTGGGATACATGATGGTGGGGATTGGCATAGGTACTTGGGATGCCGCCATGTTTCATCTACTGACACATGCTTTCTTCAAATGTCTGTTGTTCTTATGTGCAGGTGCAGTTATTCACGAAATGGCTCACCTAAAAGAACATAGTCAAGGAGATTTTGATCCACAAGATGTTCGAAATATGGGAGGATTACGCACCTATATGCCTAAAACATTTATCTTAATGGCTTTGGCGTCTTTAGCACTCTCTGGTTTCCCATTGACTTCTGGTTATTTATCTAAAGATAGTATCATTATTTCAGCTTTTGAGTGGGCTTCGACCAAAGGTATGGCATTTCAAATCATCCCTATTCTACTGGTCCTAGTTAGTATCTTAACTTCCTTCTATATTGGAAGATTGATTTTTAAAACATTTTTGGGAGAATTGCGTATTCAGCATCTTATTGGACAACATGTTCATTTGAAAGAAGCTCCTAAAACAATGCTTTGGCCAATGTTTTTTTTAGGGATCTGTTGTTTCTTTCCATTATTTTCCATTAATCCTATCTCCTATCATGACTCTTGGATTATGGATGGCTTATTGGTCGCCTATCCGTACGAAACCAATCACATGGCACATATCGTGATTCCTATTCTATTGACAGTAGGCGCGTTATCTGTATGGGTATTGGGTTGGAAATGGTATGCCAAAGGTCAGTATCCATTAAATGAAAATAGCTTTGCTAACCACTTATCATTGCATCAGGGATATTTGAATCAATTTAATGAAAAAACTATTGTCTCTAGTATGCTGTGGATCAGCAAATTTGCTTATTGGATAGATCGGAATATCGTTGATGGATTTATACATCTATTTACTAAAATAATTCAAAATTTCGCTAGTCTGATTGACTGGCTGGATAAAAATATCGTTGACGGCATCGTAAATGCCGTGGCAAAAATCGCGTTTGCATTAGGAAATCTTGCGCGATCAGCACAAAATGGAAAACTGCAGACGTATCTATATTCTGTATTCCTGCTTGTTGTCGTTGGTTTAATTTATCTTTTATTGCGTTAG
- a CDS encoding citrate synthase — protein sequence MSETASIILNGSSHEFPVITGTENEKAIDISKLRDQSGYITLDPGFKNTGAAKSAITFLDGETGILRYRGYPIEQLAEKSTFLEVAYLLIYGELPTKAVLEQFRTDIKSQMMIHEDMKNFFAGFPSQAHPMGQLSCLVGALSAFYPESLNPNPTQEEEDKTIVNLLAKMPTIVSWIQKKSLGHPVVYPKKDLGYIDNFLNMIFGEVNNEKTFDPVVIDAMHKLLILHADHEQNCSTSTVRIVGSSNANLYASISAGINALWGPLHGGANQAVIEMLEAIKNDGGDAEKYLAKAKDKNDPFRLMGFGHRVYKNFDPRAKIIKKACDDILEKLGVNDPVLNIAKKLEEAALNDQYFIDRKLYPNVDFYSGIIYRALGFNSDMFTVLFALGRLPGWIAQWKEMRENKEPIGRPRQVYTGATIRDYVDISKR from the coding sequence ATGTCTGAAACAGCATCTATTATTTTAAATGGTTCGTCACACGAATTCCCAGTAATTACTGGTACAGAAAACGAAAAAGCAATTGACATCTCTAAACTGAGAGATCAATCTGGATATATTACTTTAGATCCAGGTTTTAAAAATACTGGGGCAGCGAAAAGTGCGATCACTTTTCTAGATGGTGAAACAGGCATTTTAAGATACAGAGGATATCCTATTGAACAATTAGCTGAAAAATCAACTTTCTTGGAAGTTGCTTATTTATTAATATATGGCGAGCTTCCGACAAAAGCAGTTTTAGAACAGTTCAGAACGGACATCAAATCGCAAATGATGATTCATGAAGACATGAAAAACTTCTTTGCTGGCTTTCCCTCACAAGCTCATCCAATGGGACAATTATCTTGTCTTGTTGGTGCTTTATCTGCATTCTATCCAGAATCTTTAAATCCGAATCCAACACAAGAAGAAGAAGATAAAACAATCGTCAATCTATTGGCTAAAATGCCAACAATTGTTTCTTGGATTCAAAAAAAATCATTAGGTCACCCTGTTGTTTATCCTAAAAAAGATTTGGGATACATTGATAACTTCTTAAATATGATTTTTGGAGAAGTGAATAATGAGAAAACGTTTGATCCAGTTGTGATTGATGCCATGCATAAATTATTGATTTTGCATGCAGATCATGAACAAAACTGTTCTACATCTACAGTTCGTATTGTAGGCTCATCAAACGCGAATCTATACGCATCGATCTCAGCAGGTATCAATGCGCTTTGGGGACCATTGCATGGTGGTGCTAACCAAGCTGTAATCGAAATGTTGGAAGCGATCAAAAATGATGGTGGAGATGCAGAGAAATATTTAGCGAAAGCTAAGGATAAAAACGATCCTTTCCGTTTAATGGGATTCGGACACCGTGTTTACAAAAACTTCGATCCTCGTGCTAAAATCATTAAAAAAGCATGTGATGACATCTTAGAAAAATTGGGTGTGAATGATCCTGTTTTAAATATTGCTAAAAAATTGGAAGAAGCAGCCCTAAATGATCAATATTTCATTGATAGAAAATTATATCCAAATGTTGATTTTTATTCTGGTATCATTTACAGAGCATTAGGATTTAACTCAGATATGTTTACGGTACTATTTGCATTAGGTCGTCTTCCAGGATGGATCGCACAATGGAAAGAAATGCGTGAAAACAAAGAGCCAATTGGTCGCCCAAGACAAGTATATACAGGGGCTACTATTCGTGATTACGTTGATATTTCGAAACGTTAA
- a CDS encoding DsrE family protein, producing the protein MNKTVMIMILALLSMGKLSAQTQEEALIKNAAFQGAIAEKKSYHAIYQLDSNDPKTIEKAIRNINNALDDPRLKGKLHIELIAFSGGTEAFLKSTSKFEEPFKKLIKRGVLVAQCLNSLKERNLTKEELFDFIGYVPSGNGELIIRAHQGWNIVKP; encoded by the coding sequence ATGAATAAAACAGTTATGATCATGATCCTTGCTTTATTAAGCATGGGAAAATTGTCCGCACAAACCCAAGAAGAGGCATTAATTAAAAATGCGGCGTTTCAAGGAGCAATTGCCGAGAAAAAATCTTATCACGCCATTTACCAATTGGATAGTAATGATCCAAAAACGATTGAAAAAGCGATCCGTAATATCAATAATGCCTTAGATGATCCTCGATTAAAAGGAAAATTACATATTGAGTTGATTGCTTTCTCAGGAGGAACTGAAGCCTTCTTAAAAAGCACTTCCAAATTTGAAGAACCGTTTAAAAAACTGATCAAAAGAGGTGTTCTTGTAGCACAATGTCTTAACTCATTAAAAGAACGAAATTTAACAAAAGAAGAGCTCTTTGACTTCATCGGTTATGTTCCAAGTGGTAATGGGGAACTTATTATACGTGCGCATCAAGGATGGAATATTGTAAAACCATAA
- a CDS encoding complex I subunit 1/NuoH family protein, giving the protein MLDLFIHILVPVAIFMFIAIFTLFAVYAERKIAGFVQDRLGPMETGKYGSLQTIADILKLLQKELITPFLADKILFRVAPIVIFVAIFTGFSVIPWSHNFIPVNTHTGLFLIMAVVSIDAIGILMAGWGSNNKFSLLGAMRAIAQMVSYEIPVGLTLITAVMLTQSLNLNDIATNQGILATEEIKFLGIWSIKNVGGVLAWNIFQAPHMIVTYIIFFIATLAECNRAPFDIPEAESELVGGFHTEYGGIQFAFFFLAEYAMMFLVSMLGVVLFLGAWNTPFPNIGSIRLADWTTGFGWGIFWTFFKSLFLVGIQMWIRWTLPRLRADQLMNLCWKVLTPLAFLCMAISAIWRILVIT; this is encoded by the coding sequence TTGTTAGATTTATTTATCCATATCCTTGTTCCCGTTGCTATTTTTATGTTTATAGCAATCTTTACCTTATTTGCGGTCTATGCAGAACGTAAAATAGCGGGATTCGTCCAAGATAGGTTAGGTCCTATGGAAACAGGAAAATATGGATCACTGCAAACAATCGCTGATATCTTAAAATTGTTGCAGAAGGAATTGATCACCCCCTTTTTAGCGGATAAGATTTTATTTCGAGTAGCGCCAATTGTCATTTTTGTTGCGATATTCACTGGTTTTTCTGTCATTCCTTGGTCTCATAACTTTATTCCTGTCAATACACACACTGGTCTATTTTTAATTATGGCAGTTGTATCGATTGACGCTATCGGTATTTTAATGGCAGGTTGGGGCTCTAACAACAAGTTTTCATTATTAGGCGCTATGCGTGCTATTGCACAAATGGTTTCCTATGAAATTCCTGTAGGTTTGACGTTAATCACAGCGGTCATGTTAACACAGTCATTAAATTTGAATGATATTGCAACCAATCAAGGTATATTAGCCACTGAAGAGATTAAATTCCTTGGAATATGGTCAATCAAAAATGTAGGGGGTGTATTGGCTTGGAATATTTTTCAGGCTCCTCATATGATTGTCACGTATATCATCTTTTTCATTGCAACACTAGCAGAGTGTAATCGTGCTCCATTTGATATTCCAGAAGCAGAGTCCGAGCTCGTTGGGGGTTTTCATACCGAGTACGGCGGTATACAATTTGCATTCTTCTTTCTTGCAGAATATGCCATGATGTTCTTGGTGTCAATGCTGGGTGTTGTTTTATTCCTAGGGGCGTGGAATACGCCTTTTCCAAATATAGGATCAATACGGTTAGCAGATTGGACAACTGGATTTGGCTGGGGAATATTTTGGACGTTTTTCAAATCTCTATTTTTAGTTGGCATTCAAATGTGGATTCGATGGACGTTGCCTCGTCTACGAGCGGATCAACTGATGAATTTATGTTGGAAGGTGTTAACTCCTCTCGCATTCCTATGCATGGCCATTTCTGCTATTTGGAGAATTTTAGTAATCACTTAA
- a CDS encoding molybdate ABC transporter substrate-binding protein: MKRLLRSILVLLVGINAVHAQDYQFHPPWNTPPESAVNFTIPGIDNIPDLYGEIENPQLVIFFAGNQFMVIDDLIKTFKKEYPQYERIFVETLPPGILAKQIQGGSLTIGNLKITHTPDVYTAGQRRITEMGDYFDQTITYATNKLTLMVPKGNPKNIQSLRDLQRKDVRISMPNPAWEGVGEQIKTAYRKVGGEELVRTIMEEKVADKTTYLTKIHHRESPLRILEGHADVAPVWYSEAAFQKMINHPIESITIPDNENITAKYMAGKLKKSKNKQAGIDFMAYLQSESAQDIYKKYGFEIPKK; this comes from the coding sequence ATGAAACGATTATTAAGAAGTATACTTGTACTATTAGTAGGAATAAATGCTGTACATGCACAAGATTATCAATTCCATCCACCATGGAACACTCCTCCTGAATCTGCTGTAAATTTTACAATTCCCGGGATCGATAATATCCCCGATCTTTATGGTGAAATTGAAAATCCACAATTGGTTATTTTCTTTGCGGGCAATCAGTTTATGGTAATTGATGATCTTATCAAAACTTTTAAAAAAGAATATCCGCAATACGAAAGGATATTTGTCGAAACATTGCCTCCAGGAATCTTGGCTAAACAGATACAAGGTGGATCATTAACAATCGGGAATCTCAAGATCACCCATACACCGGATGTTTACACCGCAGGTCAACGACGTATTACGGAAATGGGAGATTATTTTGATCAAACAATTACGTATGCAACAAACAAACTGACATTGATGGTGCCGAAAGGAAATCCAAAAAACATACAATCCTTAAGAGACTTACAACGTAAAGATGTACGTATCAGCATGCCCAATCCTGCTTGGGAAGGTGTAGGAGAACAAATAAAAACAGCTTATAGAAAAGTAGGTGGTGAAGAGCTTGTCCGTACGATTATGGAAGAAAAAGTCGCCGATAAAACAACTTATTTGACCAAAATACATCATCGAGAAAGCCCTTTACGTATATTGGAAGGACATGCAGATGTTGCTCCAGTATGGTATTCGGAAGCTGCATTTCAGAAAATGATTAATCATCCGATAGAAAGTATAACGATCCCAGATAACGAAAATATCACTGCAAAATACATGGCAGGGAAATTGAAAAAATCTAAAAATAAACAAGCAGGTATCGATTTCATGGCTTATTTACAATCGGAGTCTGCTCAAGATATCTACAAAAAATATGGGTTTGAAATCCCTAAAAAATAG
- the nuoK gene encoding NADH-quinone oxidoreductase subunit NuoK yields MITLTHFLVVSACIFCIGLYAVLAKKNAIMILVGIELMINAAILNFVAFGKYDQVNYGGQIFALFAIVLAAAAVAVGLAIVLNVYRHYKTINPDQIRELKD; encoded by the coding sequence ATGATAACACTAACACACTTTTTAGTTGTTTCAGCTTGTATCTTTTGTATTGGTCTGTACGCTGTGCTTGCAAAGAAGAATGCCATTATGATTTTAGTTGGTATTGAGTTAATGATTAACGCAGCTATTCTAAATTTTGTTGCTTTCGGAAAATATGATCAAGTCAATTATGGAGGACAGATATTCGCCTTGTTTGCTATTGTACTGGCAGCAGCAGCAGTAGCTGTCGGATTAGCGATTGTCTTAAATGTATATCGACATTACAAAACCATTAATCCAGATCAAATTCGTGAATTAAAAGATTAA